A single window of Vibrio sp. SCSIO 43137 DNA harbors:
- the aroB gene encoding 3-dehydroquinate synthase gives MEQITVDLGERSYPISIGAGLFNDSAYFSFLNGKKKVVIISNVTVAPLYADKIVQRLEQQGCETSVLELPDGEKYKSLETFETVMSFLLQGNYARDVVLVALGGGVIGDLVGFAASCYQRGVEFVQLPTTLLSQVDSSVGGKTAVNHPLGKNMIGAFYQPQSVIIDTSCLATLPEREFAAGIAEVIKYGIIYDADFFDWLEDNLDALYQLDEQALTYAIARCCQIKAEVVEQDEKESGIRALLNLGHTFGHAIEAELGYGNWLHGEAVSAGTVMAAKTAQLQGLLTEQQLERIIAILKQAKLPVHTPDSMSFDDFMKHMMRDKKVLSGQLRLVLPTSIGSASVVADVPQDIIRQAIDCYRN, from the coding sequence ATGGAACAGATCACTGTCGATCTTGGTGAACGTAGCTACCCTATTTCAATTGGCGCCGGGTTATTTAATGACTCGGCGTACTTTTCTTTTCTGAACGGAAAAAAGAAAGTCGTCATTATCAGTAATGTGACTGTCGCACCTCTTTATGCAGATAAAATTGTACAGCGCCTAGAGCAACAAGGTTGTGAAACCTCTGTATTAGAGCTGCCTGATGGCGAGAAATACAAAAGCCTGGAAACATTTGAAACGGTAATGAGTTTCCTTCTGCAAGGTAACTATGCCCGTGATGTTGTATTGGTTGCTTTAGGCGGAGGAGTGATCGGCGATCTGGTTGGTTTTGCTGCTTCCTGCTATCAGCGAGGTGTGGAGTTTGTGCAACTGCCTACAACCTTGTTATCACAGGTGGACTCTTCTGTTGGCGGAAAAACAGCGGTTAACCATCCGTTGGGCAAAAATATGATTGGTGCGTTTTATCAGCCCCAGTCCGTTATTATTGATACCAGTTGCCTAGCTACTCTTCCTGAAAGAGAGTTTGCAGCCGGTATTGCAGAGGTCATTAAGTACGGCATTATTTATGATGCAGACTTTTTTGACTGGCTTGAAGATAACCTCGATGCTCTTTACCAGCTGGATGAGCAGGCACTTACTTACGCTATAGCGCGTTGCTGTCAGATCAAAGCTGAAGTGGTTGAACAGGATGAGAAAGAGTCGGGTATTCGTGCCCTGCTTAATCTGGGGCATACATTCGGTCATGCTATCGAGGCAGAACTGGGTTACGGAAATTGGTTACATGGTGAGGCGGTGTCTGCCGGCACGGTAATGGCGGCAAAAACGGCACAACTTCAGGGATTGCTCACAGAACAACAACTTGAACGTATCATCGCTATACTAAAACAGGCTAAGTTACCTGTTCATACTCCCGATTCCATGTCATTTGATGATTTTATGAAACATATGATGCGGGATAAAAAAGTGTTGTCAGGACAGCTTCGTCTGGTATTGCCGACCAGTATTGGTAGTGCCAGTGTGGTGGCTGACGTACCACAAGATATTATCAGACAAGCAATTGATTGTTACCGAAACTAG
- the pilM gene encoding type IV pilus biogenesis protein PilM gives MFRSLMTGIDIGRDSIRAAVIYYRKRETVLLHCYQVNSSLPLISCDNRVNLPEISSALQSLKKQLPVMARQVAMSIADNLVIRQLIEVDSGLTRLEEEPVIMYQFSLNSPLPIDELSIDYVKIEPEEGIKALSGKVLVFAVRKNELEVRRQLMKSAGLKLVYLNRCEISEVTGESDSGINTDKAFEPAISLACQAARWRQEKYVI, from the coding sequence ATGTTTAGATCCCTGATGACAGGAATTGATATCGGACGCGATTCCATTCGTGCAGCAGTGATTTATTACCGTAAAAGAGAAACTGTTTTGCTGCACTGTTACCAGGTGAATAGCTCCCTGCCTCTGATATCCTGCGATAACAGAGTCAATCTGCCGGAAATTTCATCCGCTCTTCAGTCATTGAAAAAGCAGTTACCTGTTATGGCAAGGCAAGTAGCAATGAGTATTGCTGATAACTTGGTTATTCGACAGCTGATAGAGGTTGACTCTGGTCTCACTCGGCTGGAAGAGGAGCCAGTAATTATGTATCAGTTTTCCCTGAACTCACCACTTCCTATAGATGAGCTTAGCATCGATTATGTAAAAATTGAGCCAGAAGAGGGAATAAAGGCCTTATCCGGCAAAGTGTTAGTTTTTGCCGTGCGCAAAAATGAACTAGAAGTACGCCGCCAGTTAATGAAATCAGCAGGGTTAAAACTGGTTTATCTGAACCGCTGCGAGATATCAGAAGTTACCGGAGAATCTGATAGCGGGATAAATACGGACAAGGCATTTGAGCCGGCCATCAGTCTTGCTTGTCAGGCTGCCAGATGGAGGCAGGAAAAGTATGTTATCTAG
- a CDS encoding PilN domain-containing protein: MLSSINLMSWRANLLLERRKRLLTLVVLSLLLSLLILLVIGRYLSGQIEIQLSRLTQLDGYISLQQNKMELAEQANNRFQEGRKQQLFLQAKLAERNATTFLMNLLTEWLPQGVRLTKVSRNMNRVEITGLAANSLQIEHMVNQLRLSEHAEGISVHSIESASETSQQFVISLSLQFPALNGGSYVAKPTD; this comes from the coding sequence ATGTTATCTAGTATTAACCTGATGTCTTGGAGAGCTAACTTGCTACTTGAGAGAAGGAAGCGCTTACTTACCTTGGTGGTTTTGTCTCTTTTACTCTCTCTTCTGATATTACTTGTTATCGGGCGTTACCTATCCGGCCAGATTGAGATACAGCTATCCAGGTTAACTCAGTTGGACGGTTATATTTCTCTTCAGCAGAACAAGATGGAGTTAGCAGAGCAAGCAAACAACCGGTTTCAGGAGGGTAGAAAACAGCAGTTATTTCTGCAAGCTAAGCTGGCGGAACGAAACGCCACCACTTTTCTTATGAATTTATTAACTGAATGGCTACCTCAAGGTGTCCGCCTGACAAAAGTGTCGAGAAATATGAACAGGGTTGAGATAACCGGCCTAGCCGCCAATAGCTTGCAGATAGAGCATATGGTGAATCAGCTCCGCTTATCTGAGCATGCTGAAGGTATCTCAGTTCACTCCATAGAGTCTGCTTCAGAAACGTCTCAACAGTTTGTTATTTCCTTGTCTCTGCAGTTTCCTGCTTTGAATGGAGGGAGTTATGTGGCAAAGCCAACAGATTGA
- a CDS encoding type IV pilus secretin PilQ: protein MRANICQRLVLMVLLILSFAVKAEQGAQLSEPDKRISMYFQDVPVTEALQQLALLNSTNLVISDSVSGHVSVKLQDVPWQQAFDAILSLKALQAEKQGDILLVAPENELRAQEKLRLESLEQAILLEPLTMDSFTIKHTSAENLASVIDGEKGVSLLSSRGSVTVDSRTNTLLIKDIAENIAAIQKMIKTLDRPVKQVQIEARIVSMNEGQLDELGVRWGVSSDRGDIKAGGTIEGVSLEDADLSDRLNVSFAATSVKAASAAFQLATLGQGVLLDLELSALQAESKAEIISSPRLITTNKTPAYIEQGTEIPYLEPGANDATSISFKKAVLSLEVTPQIIENNQLILDLLISQDRPGEVVKSGTGEAVAIDTQRVKTQVRLNNEQTLVLGGVLHYSNIRQTDKVPLLGDIPAIGHLFKTKYEKITKRELLIFVTPKVIISGGNVE, encoded by the coding sequence ATGAGGGCTAATATCTGTCAGCGTTTAGTTTTAATGGTTCTGCTGATTTTGAGCTTTGCTGTTAAAGCAGAGCAAGGTGCACAACTTTCAGAGCCTGATAAGCGAATTTCAATGTATTTTCAGGATGTGCCTGTAACAGAAGCCCTGCAACAATTGGCACTGTTGAACAGTACCAATCTGGTTATCTCTGATAGTGTCAGTGGGCATGTGTCCGTTAAGCTACAAGACGTTCCCTGGCAACAGGCGTTTGACGCTATCCTCAGCCTGAAAGCTCTGCAGGCTGAAAAGCAGGGAGATATTTTGCTGGTGGCGCCGGAAAATGAACTACGTGCTCAGGAGAAGCTCAGGCTAGAGTCACTGGAGCAGGCTATCTTGCTGGAACCGCTGACTATGGACAGTTTTACTATCAAGCATACTAGTGCAGAAAATCTTGCAAGTGTTATTGATGGAGAGAAAGGGGTTTCATTGCTCTCTTCGAGAGGGAGCGTAACGGTAGACAGCAGAACCAATACTTTGCTGATAAAAGATATTGCTGAAAATATTGCCGCTATCCAAAAAATGATTAAAACCTTAGACAGGCCGGTAAAGCAGGTGCAGATTGAAGCGCGAATTGTTTCAATGAATGAGGGACAACTTGATGAGTTGGGTGTGCGCTGGGGGGTTAGCTCTGACAGAGGCGATATCAAAGCTGGCGGAACCATAGAAGGAGTTAGTTTAGAGGATGCTGACTTGTCAGACAGGCTAAATGTCAGCTTTGCGGCAACATCCGTTAAAGCGGCCAGTGCAGCATTTCAGCTTGCTACTTTAGGGCAGGGTGTTTTGCTGGATCTAGAGTTGTCGGCACTGCAGGCTGAATCCAAAGCCGAGATAATTTCCAGCCCGCGGCTGATTACCACTAACAAAACACCAGCTTATATAGAACAAGGTACAGAGATCCCTTATCTGGAGCCTGGAGCTAACGATGCAACGTCAATATCCTTCAAAAAAGCGGTATTGAGTTTGGAAGTCACGCCACAAATTATCGAAAATAATCAGCTAATATTGGATCTTTTAATCTCGCAGGACAGGCCGGGAGAGGTAGTAAAGAGCGGCACAGGAGAGGCCGTTGCCATTGATACCCAGAGAGTAAAAACACAAGTCAGGTTGAACAATGAACAAACCTTAGTGCTTGGAGGAGTGCTGCATTACAGCAATATAAGACAGACAGATAAAGTACCCTTGTTAGGGGATATTCCCGCAATAGGTCATTTATTTAAAACAAAATACGAAAAAATAACAAAGAGAGAGCTACTGATATTTGTTACGCCAAAGGTGATTATATCTGGTGGCAATGTTGAATAA
- the pilO gene encoding type 4a pilus biogenesis protein PilO gives MWQSQQIDFLDNKLACSASNRCISALIAGVLGLLVGGYLLLLPKYAELGKLKAQEKKSKERILYQAATVLSQKNSVEQEKVNQWLVNHRDLLLADTELATVLTSVNQLATQNRLKVNKLYWQEKQAGQPFVFIPLKLKLTGSYQSIGYFSEQLSRNSPLVNLYKTEWTISGETEGLLSFHAEGYGYFSQMQDSP, from the coding sequence ATGTGGCAAAGCCAACAGATTGATTTTCTCGATAACAAGCTTGCCTGCTCAGCTAGCAACCGATGTATCAGTGCATTGATTGCCGGAGTGTTAGGTTTGCTTGTTGGTGGTTATTTATTGCTTTTACCTAAATACGCAGAGCTGGGAAAGCTGAAAGCTCAGGAAAAAAAGAGTAAAGAGCGCATTCTTTATCAGGCTGCCACTGTACTCAGCCAAAAAAATTCCGTTGAGCAAGAAAAGGTAAACCAGTGGCTGGTCAATCACAGGGATTTATTACTAGCTGATACAGAGCTTGCCACTGTTCTTACCTCAGTCAATCAGCTAGCGACGCAAAATCGCCTTAAGGTGAATAAACTCTACTGGCAAGAGAAACAAGCCGGTCAGCCTTTCGTTTTTATACCGTTAAAACTTAAGTTAACCGGCAGCTATCAGAGTATCGGCTACTTCTCTGAACAACTTAGCCGTAATTCTCCGTTAGTTAATCTCTATAAAACAGAGTGGACGATAAGTGGTGAAACCGAAGGTTTACTGAGTTTTCATGCCGAAGGTTATGGCTATTTTAGCCAGATGCAGGATTCACCATGA
- the aroK gene encoding shikimate kinase AroK, with the protein MAEKRNIFLVGPMGAGKSTIGRHLAQQLHMEFLDSDTVIEERTGADIAWVFDVEGEDGFRKREETVINDLTEQQGIVLATGGGSVKSKDNRNRLSARGIVVYLETTIEKQLARTNRDKKRPLLQTDDPREVLESLAGERNSLYEEVADYTIRTDDQSAKVVANQIIKMLEER; encoded by the coding sequence ATGGCCGAGAAACGAAATATTTTTCTTGTTGGTCCTATGGGTGCCGGCAAAAGTACAATTGGTAGACATCTGGCGCAGCAACTGCACATGGAGTTCTTAGATTCTGATACTGTAATCGAAGAGCGTACCGGAGCAGATATTGCGTGGGTATTTGATGTTGAAGGTGAAGACGGTTTCCGCAAACGCGAAGAGACCGTAATTAATGACCTGACAGAACAACAAGGTATTGTTCTTGCCACCGGAGGCGGTTCGGTAAAAAGTAAAGATAACCGAAATCGTCTGTCTGCTCGTGGCATTGTTGTTTATCTTGAAACAACTATTGAAAAACAATTGGCACGTACTAACAGAGATAAAAAACGTCCTCTTCTGCAAACAGATGATCCAAGAGAAGTTCTGGAGTCATTAGCAGGTGAACGTAACTCTCTGTATGAAGAAGTTGCTGATTACACCATCCGCACTGATGATCAGAGTGCAAAAGTAGTCGCGAATCAAATCATAAAAATGCTGGAAGAGAGATAG
- a CDS encoding pilus assembly protein PilP: MKIASNIFTAALLAGCQANQGSLEQWYQDNVLIKSTNPETELAAENRTATPPVIPFNSSESVRLFFSSPKPQKASDNNDRTCKTNNNPNFVQLESERLTASLHYRGYLSGEQGLWALIEPQHGNYYRIKQGAQLEGEKYLLKEIKGQSLLLQGEVSDNFNCVHSVVVTLDLKPGRSQ; encoded by the coding sequence ATGAAAATCGCCAGCAATATATTCACTGCTGCTTTGCTCGCCGGTTGTCAGGCAAATCAGGGGTCTCTTGAGCAGTGGTATCAGGATAACGTGCTTATAAAAAGTACGAATCCTGAAACTGAACTTGCTGCCGAGAACAGAACGGCCACTCCTCCTGTTATTCCCTTTAATAGCTCTGAATCCGTCCGGCTGTTCTTTTCTTCTCCAAAACCACAAAAGGCTTCGGATAATAACGACCGGACATGTAAAACCAATAACAATCCAAACTTTGTACAGCTGGAGTCTGAGAGACTTACTGCCTCACTTCACTACCGTGGTTACTTATCGGGGGAACAAGGCCTCTGGGCATTAATTGAGCCGCAACATGGAAACTATTATCGGATAAAACAAGGGGCTCAGCTTGAGGGAGAAAAGTATCTTCTGAAGGAAATAAAAGGACAGAGCCTGCTATTGCAAGGTGAGGTGTCTGATAATTTTAATTGTGTTCATTCTGTGGTGGTAACACTGGATTTGAAACCGGGGAGAAGCCAATGA